Proteins found in one Aspergillus chevalieri M1 DNA, chromosome 2, nearly complete sequence genomic segment:
- a CDS encoding putative cytoplasm to vacuole targeting Vps64 (COG:T;~EggNog:ENOG410PJ97;~InterPro:IPR008984,IPR000253;~PFAM:PF00498;~TransMembrane:1 (o713-732i);~go_function: GO:0005515 - protein binding [Evidence IEA]), with protein MTAVASPPSVESGPRLGWYSSGNGGQGALSSMDTDEVSRVFMPRKNIQRSNSSSSLNSNSSTSTVATNSQDSDTGQNSNIEWSSKKKASRNIWPSTKSEPASGITNARNQVVPAFSTGSTASSTMSAIHQPSSIVPSQHMPQTPQQNGARANGQPSGDPPVILSLLPLNGTFDKKQIHVPLLPDILKIGRQTNAKTVPTPMNGFFDSKVLSRSHAEIWADKNGKIWIRDVKSSNGTFVNGNRLSPENRESEPHEIRENDTLELGIDIVSEDQKTVVHHKVSAKVEHAGILTSIPNILDLTLGDLDPASGNGMLPSPLSQPLSHFRGRSGSAMSNRSTQSSASTQLNALQQQRQMNYWNSPVSIEQVVKRLTSEMKQAKQQAQDLRQTDTFLGTLMKPGQPEKEKVKHSENHPPRQVNGRPKMPRVDSFSRFSDPPAPPPQQPLPEKPDALPRNGTDAISPLKRSETEKTKLGAGNSPVTRDSSQILSLIEALTSTRRELDSQGARVKELENLLLHERAARESAEERARRMETHIAAESEGSDSTAMIEPYLGETQNIANGLPVVLEKSLDKENGSVFDDKAKASEDGQAKQLQRRLEEVMNEMEEMRSQVVTLKDRAHKAECETAETRKSLAEMIEALRRERAENADRATTEPESLLPDPTESVPEIKGSPSISKVEEPETFKSPKIKEMQDGSAPFTSQQQKQAALEQSSPYASMLGVVLLGVGIMAYLNGWQRMDR; from the exons ATGACTGCTGTGGCATCGCCGCCTAGTGTGGAATCGGGGCCTCGCTTGGGATGGTACAGCTCTGGTAACGGAGGACAAGGAGCGCTGTCTTCGATGGACACAGACGAGGTATCACGGGTTTTCATGCCACGGAAAAACATCCAGAGATCAAActcttcttcgtcgttgAACTCCAACTCATCTACCTCGACCGTGGCGACCAACTCGCAGGATTCTGATACGGGACAGAACTCCAACATTGAATGGTCCTCGAAGAAAAAGGCATCGAGAAACATCTGGCCTAGCACCAAGTCCGAGCCGGCTTCGGGGATAACAAACGCACGAAACCAAGTCGTTCCGGCATTTTCAACCGGTTCTACAGCCTCTTCTACCATGTCCGCAATCCACCAACCTTCCTCCATCGTTCCATCGCAACACATGCCCCAGACTCCCCAGCAAAATGGCGCCCGCGCAAATgggcagccttctggagaTCCGCCTGTTATATTGTCGCTCTTGCCACTCAACGGCACGTTTGATAAGAAACAAATCCACGTACCCCTTTTACCTGATATACTTAAGATTGGGCGGCAGACGAATGCCAAGACGGTCCCAACTCCGATGAACGGTTTCTTCGACTCCAAAGTTCTCTCTAGGTCGCATGCGGAGATTTGGGCAGATAAGAACGGTAAAATATGGATTCGAGATGTGAAATCATCCAATGGTACATTTGTCAATGGCAATCGGCTGTCTCCGGAAAACCGCGAGTCCGAACCTCACGAGATCCGCGAGAATGACACTTTGGAGCTGGGAATTGATATTGTCAGCGAGGATCAAAAGACCGTTGTTCACCACAAGGTTTCCGCCAAAGTTGAGCATGCGGGCATCCTCACAAGCATACCGAACATCCTAGACCTCACACTGGGGGATCTGGATCCTGCCTCGGGTAATGGAATGCTTCCATCTCCTCTCAGCCAGCCACTTTCTCATTTCCGGGGTCGTTCTGGAAGTGCAATGAGTAACCGGAGCACGCAAAGTTCTGCTAGCACTCAGCTTAATGCCCTACAGCAACAACGACAGATGAATTATTGGAATTCCCCGGTCTCCATCGAACAAGTTGTCAAAAGACTTACG AGCGAAATGAAACAAGCGAAACAACAAGCTCAAGACCTTCGTCAAACCGACACTTTCCTGGGAACACTCATGAAGCCAGGTCAaccagagaaagaaaaggtcAAGCATTCGGAAAACCATCCCCCTCGCCAAGTGAATGGACGGCCCAAGATGCCACGCGTCGATTCCTTCTCGAGATTCTCTGACCCTCCTGCACCACCTCCTCAACAACCACTGCCCGAAAAACCGGACGCTTTGCCGCGAAATGGAACTGACGCAATCTCACCCCTCAAACGTTCCGAAACGGAAAAGACTAAGCTTGGAGCTGGCAACTCGCCGGTGACTCGAGACTCCAGCCAAATTCTTTCGCTCATTGAGGCCTTGACTTCGACAAGAAGGGAGCTGGACTCGCAAGGTGCTCGTGTGAAGGAGTTGGAGAACCTTTTACTTCATGAAAGGGCCGCTCGTGAGTCTGCGGAAGAAAGAGCCAGGAGAATGGAAACGCATATCGCGGCAGAGAGTGAGGGTTCGGATAGCACGGCTATGATTGAACCCTATCTTGGGGAAACTCAAAATATCGCAAATGGGCTACCGGTGGTGCTTGAGAAGTCTCTCGATAAAGAGAACGGTTCTGTGTTTGACGATAAGGCGAAGGCTTCGGAAGATGGTCAAGCCAAGCAATTGCAGCGCCGCTTAGAGGAAGTGATGAACGAGATGGAAGAGATGCGGAGCCAGGTCGTGACACTCAAGGACCGTGCGCATAAGGCCGAGTGTGAAACTGCGGAAACACGCAAGTCGCTGGCGGAGATGATTGAAGCATTGCGGCGAGAGCGTGCAGAGAATGCTGACAGGGCAACCACAGAGCCCGAGTCTCTTTTGCCAGATCCGACAGAATCTGTTCCCGAGATTAAGGGGTCTCCGTCAATCTCTAAGGTTGAGGAACCCGAAACTTTCAAGTCGCCAAAAATCAAAGAAATGCAAGACGGCAGCGCTCCCTTTACTTCACAGCAGCAGAAACAAGCTGCCTTGGAGCAGTCTAGCCCCTATGCGTCGATGCTTGGTGTTGTACTATTAGGGGTAGGCATTATGGCCTATCTGAACGGGTGGCAAAGAATGGACAGATGA
- the MGR2 gene encoding MGR2/ROMO1 family protein (BUSCO:EOG09265KNL;~COG:S;~EggNog:ENOG410PRBY;~InterPro:IPR018450;~PFAM:PF10247;~TransMembrane:2 (o20-46i58-76o)) produces the protein MPVVAGPPQAGPSTFDKMKMGAMMGSTVGGIMGFIIGTVTIFQYGAGPNGVMRTLGKFMLGSGATFGLFMSIGSVIRTDGPHNDAWLRARGPPMMLPRQSAFRPVRQ, from the exons ATGCCCGTCGTTGCAGGTCCTCCCCAAGCTGGCCCCTCAACTTTTGACAAGA TGAAGATGGGTGCCATGATGGGTTCAA CTGTCGGTGGTATCATGGGTTTCATTATCG GGACCGTGACCATTTTCCAGTACGGTGCCGGCCCTAACGGTGTTATGCGGACCCTGGGCAAGTTTATGCTTGGATCTGGAGCGACTTTCGG TCTCTTCATGTCCATCGGTAGCGTCATCCGTACCGATGGCCCTCACAACGATGCCTGGCTCCGGGCTCGTGGCCCCCCGATGATGCTCCCCAGACAGAGCGCTTTTCGCCCCGTGCGCCAATAA
- a CDS encoding PA and RING finger domain protein (COG:O;~EggNog:ENOG410PGTS;~InterPro:IPR001841,IPR003137,IPR013083;~PFAM:PF17123,PF02225,PF13923,PF13639,PF14634, PF00097,PF12678;~TransMembrane:1 (n6-16c28/29o583-603i)), producing the protein MRPPRLIFLLFCLIFLPIFYTFISALFSSPRVTNPSALAGRSSGLHALFSFNLPSSLFPPSAIISLTDDNSTFFLARPAAFGPSLPKVGLSGQLWVGSGFGQRDLVAGVEGELGCSDIPGWGEGESQYKHGQLTSSGEKSYGNSGSSAGNGATPQNRRILDSKQEYDSQDLPDDDVSSPPANDGTDDHLHHPLRESSMVDVGTERPMDSSRSTTHADVQSLQESAEIAGKVVLLSRGGCGFLEKVKWAQRRGGVGVIVGDDTRGGSLVTMYARGDTSNVTIPALFTSHTTAHLLSSLIPPQYANQANRAKESKASRTRPSTHTTSSTQVADSMTTPSAYPTPSSVGQSAAAPSTVPQKPKAGLFHGLLSLVGLGSSKGHSTEDSRRPPSSGNIDWVVMDSWDQLDPSDDHSGNERTKSNDWSSSNYADGDGFVIGVHDWRDPDQAPARHVLDPSTAAEKETTKTKALASTSTGLRGGHATPGSGEYSNPEKNGYSKHWSAENSGYESDAVNAKPGSRATSKGWFSRHFGQKDASESDWASSLNKRDLLSRSKDSNGAKSEDHEGLWVTLTPTSMSTSPFFDTLFVLVVSPLLTLSVVYALLLIRSRIRRRRWRAPKSIVDRLPVRTYHTISTPSSVSSSPRPSSRDMDSPAAPLLSPEFRPESPPPPRPRPGPEKPRSSPSRLWRRKYTGRQVECVVCLEEYIDGQSRVMSLPCGHEFHAECITPWLTTRRRTCPICKGDVVRSMSQSSANDESHELDDAGRAHDSEPQTASTPVIISNASEDEMSDTERHAGDEIGLLREHSSAPASGWRNFASLSLSALNGDSAWHRGGPDRNR; encoded by the exons ATGCGACCGCCTCGCTTGATATTCCTCCTTTTTTGTCTCATCTTCTTACCCATCTTTTATACCTTCATTTCTGCTCTTTTTTCTTCGCCTCGTGTGACCAACCCTAGTGCGCTCGCTGGTCGATCGTCGGGGTTGCACGCTCTCTTCTCGTTCAATCTCCCCTCTTCGCTTTTCCCTCCGTCCGCTATCATCAGTCTTACCGATGATAACTCGACCTTCTTCCTGGCCAGACCTGCAGCGTTTGGCCCTTCGCTTCCAAAGGTGGGTCTGAGTGGCCAACTATGGGTTGGCAGTGGCTTCGGGCAGAGAGACTTGGTAGCCGGCGTGGAGGGGGAACTAGGCTGCTCCGATATTCCTGGGTGGGGAGAGGGTGAAAGCCAATACAAGCATGGCCAGTTGACTTCGAGCGGAGAGAAGTCGTACGGAAACTCAGGCTCGAGTGCTGGAAACGGCGCCACTCCCCAGAATCGCCGGATATTAGATTCCAAACAAGAGTACGACTCGCAGGATCTTCCAGATGACGACGTTTCTTCCCCACCAGCAAACGATGGAACAGACGACCACCTTCACCATCCTCTTCGCGAGTCCAGCATGGTGGATGTTGGTACCGAAAGGCCCATGGATTCATCACGATCCACAACACATGCAGATGTCCAGTCCTTGCAGGAAAGTGCGGAAATCGCAGGAAAGGTTGTCTTGCTGAGCAGGGGTGGTTGCGgtttcttggaaaaggtgaAGTGGGCTCAACGACGGGGAGGTGTCGGTGTGATTGTTGGAGATGATACCAGGGGTGGCAGTCTGGTTACAATGTACGCGCGTGGTGACACATCCAATGTGACGATTCCTGCCCTATTTACTTCTCACACGACTGCCCACCTTTTGTCCTCCCTCATTCCTCCGCAGTACGCGAACCAGGCCAACCGGGCGAAGGAATCGAAGGCTTCCCGCACCAGGCCCTCCACCCACACCACCTCGAGTACGCAAGTTGCGGATTCCATGACGACCCCGTCTGCCTATCCGACTCCATCGTCGGTTGGCCAATCTGCGGCTGCGCCATCTACTGTTCCACAGAAGCCCAAAGCCGGGCTTTTCCACGGCCTCCTATCTTTGGTTGGCCTGGGCAGCAGCAAGGGCCATTCAACGGAGGACAGCCGGCGTCCACCTAGCAGTGGAAACATTGACTGGGTTGTGATGGACTCTTGGGACCAGCTGGATCCGTCCGATGACCACAGTGGAAATGAGCGGACCAAATCGAATGATTGGAGCTCTTCAAATTACGCGGACGGTGATGGTTTTGTCATTGGAGTCCATGATTGGCGTGATCCGGACCAAGCACCTGCAAGGCATGTCCTTGATCCAAGTACGGCCGCTGAGAAGGAGACAACAAAAACCAAGGCTTTGGCATCTACTTCTACTGGTCTTAGAGGTGGCCATGCGACTCCTGGAAGTGGAGAGTACTCAAATCCCGAGAAAAATGGATACAGCAAGCATTGGAGTGCTGAAAATTCGGGCTATGAAAGCGACGCAGTGAACGCCAAGCCTGGATCACGGGCAACCTCCAAAGGATGGTTTTCGCGCCATTTTGGTCAAAAAGATGCCAGTGAAAGCGACTGGGCTTCATCCCTCAACAAACGTGATCTCCTTTCTCGCAGCAAGGATTCCAACGGAGCGAAGTCAGAAGACCATGAGGGTCTGTGGGTCACTTTAACACCAACGAGCATGTCGACAAGCCCTTTTTTCGATACACTCTTTGTCCTAGTTGTCAGTCCGTTGCTTACTCTATCCGTCGTTTATGCGTTGCTGTTGATACGATCCCGCATTCGACGGCGACGCTGGCGAGCTCCCAAGTCCATCGTGGATCGTCTTCCCGTCAGGACATACCATACAATTTCAACGCCGTCCTCTGTCTCGAGCTCACCTCGGCCATCGAGTCGCGATATGGACTCGCCGGCCGCTCCGCTACTGTCGCCCGAATTCCGCCCTGAAAGTCCACCACCGCCCAGGCCGCGGCCTGGACCCGAAAAGCCACGTTCGAGTCCTTCACGACTATGGCGGCGTAAGTACACGGGACGGCAAGTGGAATGCGTCGTTTGCCTTGAAGAATATATAGATGGGCAAAGCAGAGTTATGAGTCTGCCTTGCGGGCATGAATTCCATGCCGAGTGCAT CACACCATGGCTCACAACACGTCGGCGAACCTGTCCAATCTGCAAAGGCGATGTTGTCCGGTCAATGTCTCAATCTAGTGCCAACGACGAGTCTCATGAACTTGATGATGCTGGTCGTGCGCATGATTCAGAACCACAGACTGCGTCTACTCCAGTGATTATTTCAAACGCCAGCGAAGATGAGATGTCCGACACTGAGCGTCATGCGGGCGACGAGATAGGTCTTTTGCGAGAACACTCGTCTGCTCCAGCCTCAGGATGGCGGAACTTTGCATCTCTAAGCTTGTCCGCCCTCAATGGTGATTCAGCCTGGCACCGGGGTGGACCTGACCGAAACCGATAA
- a CDS encoding uncharacterized protein (COG:S;~EggNog:ENOG410PXZQ) — protein MATEIDPRQGVDPLQTPKPLKRPLPNAAQIPLRTFHIPDFPPEAAHLKELTLTSDIKPSEYSDLLATTVSSDAISKSIPEGIESLTLELFSLGYPASFLANLGQALPNLKALTLYSHLIDGISDASRKDAGEFMFNALVGNGDNGGGLRELHLLDAFCRKGFYAGIGETLEDLYLDGDAASAMLLLEVSYTYRGHSDPDFLSRVHGDEIPLMLVPSLIAVSLRLSPQPQDGSAAGFSNGLPYDPADVDADGNPIPGQKPQGIIPFPSTYPGTALLVEKLTPTLETTEDETEDPPIPGPQALKMLDSTLYTLTLDELSRILGHQTQLAVLNASVLIGTDEHAKKTILNTIRSASPALETVELVGVPEEFIEESLLSAFHEIFPTAADMAALSESLPQLDSLSMNILCAPKFGAVSWNKQPGGEWVGGFVADDQI, from the exons ATGGCCACCGAAATCGACCCCAGACAAGGCGTCGATCCCCTCCAGACACCAAAGCCGCTAAAACGACCCCTCCCCAACGCCGCACAAATCCCTCTACGCACTTTCCATATACCAGACTTTCCTCCTGAAGCGGCACATCTCAAGGAACTGACTTTGACGTCTGATATAAAACCATCGGAGTACTCAGATCTTCTTGCGACGACTGTGTCTTCAGATGCGATCTCGAAATCTATACCCGAGGGAATCGAATCACTTACCCTAGAACTCTTCTCTCTGGGCTATCCAGCATCTTTCCTAGCAAACTTAGGCCAAGCACTTCCAAATCTCAAAGCGTTAACACTGTATTCCCACCTCATCGATGGCATCAGCGACGCTTCGCGCAAAGATGCGGGTGAATTCATGTTCAACGCCCTGGTTGGTAACGGAGATAACGGCGGTGGCCTAAGAGAACTACATCTGCTCGACGCTTTTTGCAGGAAAGGTTTCTATGCTGGAATTGGCGAGACTCTGGAGGATCTGTACTTGGATGGTGATGCAGCTTCGGCGATGCTTCTTCTTGAAGTATCGTATACGTATCGCGGTCACTCGGATCCGGACTTTTTATCGCGTGTCCATGGCGATGAGATTCCGTTGATGTTGGTTCCATCGTTGATTGCTGTGTCGCTGAGGTTATCGCCTCAGCCACAGGATGGATCTGCAGCTGGGTTCTCTAACGGACTCCCATATGATCCAGCGGACGTGGACGCGGATGGAAACCCTATCCCCGGGCAGAAACCACAGGGAATAATACCATTCCCCTCAACATACCCAGGAACAGCACTGCTTGTCGAGAAACTCACGCCAACCCTGGAAACAACTGAAGACGAAACGGAAGACCCACCGATCCCAGGCCCACAAGCCCTAAAAATGCTTGACTCCACCCTCTACACACTGACATTGGACGAACTGTCGCGAATCCTCGGTCACCAAACGCAGCTGGCTGTGTTGAATGCCAGTGTTCTTATTGGAACAGATGAGCATGCAAAGAAGACTATTCTCAATACAATACGATCTGCTAGTCCGGCTTTGGAAACAGTGGAGCTTGTGGGTGTTCCGGAGGAATTCATTGAG GAATCTTTGCTTTCTGCATTCCATGAGATATTCCCTACGGCAGCTGATATGGCAGCTTTATCCGAGAGTCTGCCGCAGTTAGACAGCCTTAGCATGAACATCCTATGTGCGCCCAAGTTTGGAGCCGTGAGCTGGAATAAACAGCCAGGTGGGGAGTGGGTTGGTGGATTCGTTGCAGATGACCAGATATAG
- a CDS encoding leucine-rich repeat domain-containing protein (COG:S;~EggNog:ENOG410PN08;~InterPro:IPR001611,IPR003591,IPR032675;~PFAM:PF13855;~go_function: GO:0005515 - protein binding [Evidence IEA]): MENEIPLPPPPRRRKSHRPSRFDDRSSQPSSDPALFSSDDIPASGLENYHAPAHGNAGRKRRYRGTWWGETVLDPKRKRKDFKDKRFVDSGVWMGSDESLVESLLPSEDAPISEDFFKNVRNSNPGIPKKEPEEVDAAPFAPAAPGPESVLGMDRGPISRPQPQVVAQPRVAFRRVVESQEHQLARAIVNDCLEKGQDSVDLSIGNMKEIPSGLLRPLQHLTKLPAIREPPVTEDVYSSLEPFLRLFLAGNSLFKLSSELFDLSSLKVLSLRNNKLSEIPPAIRRLTSLQDVNLSVNRLQYLPWEFLWLIRKGDLKHLIVRPNPLMQIDETEIAYWHYPNTTTPESLEESLRLQEYESPVPEEAWAPIHIATGPIRHFNTDGYPIPEAQLNATSFSELKSNVPSLREVSLVSLNKSNFFDLTPDSDIADLPELMLRLLRHAREVRAAGGRCCSICHRDFVLPRTEWIEWWDCSTYENGLKGPRASGEKLRPLPFKRLGCSWGCVPDMKSVEITHLSDGVASE; the protein is encoded by the exons ATGGAGAACGAAATCCCCCTCCCCCCGCCACCCCGGAGAAGAAAGTCGCACCGCCCGTCGCGTTTCGACGACCGCTCTAGCCAACCATCTAGTGACCCAGCCCTCTTCTCTAGCGATGACATCCCTGCCTCAGGCCTGGAGAATTACCACGCGCCCGCTCATGGCAATGCAGGGAGGAAGAGGCGATACCGCGGTACGTGGTGGGGTGAAACGGTGCTGGATCCGAAGCGGAAACGAAAGGACTTCAAGGACAAGCGGTTTGTAGACAGTGGCGTGTGGATGGGGAGTGATGAGTCGCTGGTGGAATCGCTTTTACCATCAGAGGATGCGCCGATATCCGAGGATTTCTTCAAGAATGTGCGGAATTCGAACCCGGGAATACCCAAGAAAGAGCCGGaagaggtggacgctgcgcCTTTTGCACCCGCGGCTCCAGGGCCGGAATCTGTGCTGGGGATGGATCGGGGCCCGATATCGAGACCGCAGCCGCAAGTGGTAGCCCAGCCTCGCGTGGCATTCAGAAGAGTGGTAGAGTCGCAGGAACATCAGTTGGCCAGGGCGATTGTGAATGACTGTCTGGAGAAGGGTCAGGATAGTGTGGACCTAAG CATTGGCAACATGAAAGAAATCCCTTCTGGTCTGCTACGGCCCCTACAGCATCTCACGAAATTGCCTGCTATTCGAGAGCCCCCAGTCACCGAGGACGTCTACTCTTCATTAGAGCCATTCCTCCGACTCTTCTTGGCCGGGAACTCTCTGTTTAAACTCTCGAGCGAGCTCTTTGACCTATCCTCGCTAAAAGTTCTCAGTTTGCGAAATAACAAACTGAGCGAAATCCCACCAGCGATTCGCAGACTGACATCGCTGCAAGATGTCAACCTCTCAGTTAATCGATTGCAGTACCTGCCCTGGGAATTTCTGTGGTTGATCAGAAAGGGCGATTTGAAACATCTGATTGTCCGGCCTAATCCTCTTATGCAGATTGATGAGACGGAGATTGCTTACTGGCATTACCCTAATACCACAACACCAGAATCCCTAGAAGAATCTCTACGATTACAGGAGTACGAATCACCTGTCCCCGAAGAGGCCTGGGCCCCCATCCACATCGCCACGGGACCAATCCGCCACTTCAACACAGACGGGTACCCCATCCCAGAGGCACAACTAAATGCCACATCCTTCAGTGAACTCAAATCCAACGTTCCATCCCTCCGCGAAGTGTCTCTCGTCTCCCTCAACAAATCTAACTTCTTCGACCTCACTCCCGATTCCGACATCGCAGACCTCCCAGAGCTGATGCTCCGACTCCTCCGGCACGCCAGGGAAGTCAGAGCCGCAGGCGGGCGATGCTGCTCTATCTGCCACCGGGACTTCGTGCTCCCGCGAACAGAGTGGATCGAGTGGTGGGATTGCAGCACGTATGAGAACGGACTCAAAGGACCGCGCGCATCGGGCGAGAAACTGCGGCCTTTACCGTTCAAGCGGTTGGGATGTAGCTGGGGTTGCGTCCCTGATATGAAGTCGGTGGAGATCACACATCTTTCAGACGGAGTGGCTTCGGAGTAA
- a CDS encoding EI24 domain-containing protein (COG:S;~EggNog:ENOG410PJRM;~PFAM:PF07264;~TransMembrane:4 (i52-73o85-107i174-194o241-262i)) produces the protein MDTIKSVLVDETVSLFQSAGDVARSGAYIYPLKGIFHLSNTKPLWRPPLSKAYPTATLGLGVTSAMFFFTYIPQTAIMSITSGPLLAPISTAFLVLTESSTITNYLARAFLLKDALMDTFDGTLMSEGHEDLVAKGRHLHASGDAVSRLGDVIDPEHVEKQEREKISVASLIKACAYLPLNFIPVVGTVLYVFVHGKKMGPELHERYFRLKGWDGRKVKEWVERHRGAYTGLGMAAFVLEMIPFASIACSFTNNVGAALWAADIERAIR, from the exons ATGGACACCATAAAATCCGTCCTCGTCGACGAGACTGTGAGTCTCTTTCAATCCGCAGGAGATGTAGCCCGCTCAGGAGCCTACATCTACCCTCTCAAG GGAATCTTCCACCTCTCCAACACAAAGCCCCTCTGGCGCCCACCCCTCTCCAAAGCCTACCCAACCGCAACCCTTGGCCTAGGAGTAACCTCCGCTATGTTCTTTTTCACCTACATCCCGCAAACCGCCATCATGAGCATCACGAGCGGACCCCTGCTCGCACCCATCTCCACCGCATTCCTCGTGTTAACCGAATCCTCCACTATCACGAACTACCTGGCCCGCGCCTTCCTCCTCAAGGACGCACTAATGGACACCTTCGACGGAACACTGATGAGCGAGGGCCACGAGGACCTAGTCGCTAAAGGCCGCCACCTCCACGCCTCCGGCGACGCGGTCTCTCGTCTGGGGGATGTGATTGACCCCGAACATGTTGAGAAACAGGAGCGGGAGAAAATCAGCGTGGCAAGTTTGATCAAGGCGTGTGCGTATCTGCCGTTGAATTTCATTCCGGTTGTTGGGACGGTGCTATATGTGTTTGTGCATGGGAAGAAGATGGGGCCGGAGCTGCACGAAAGGTATTTTCGGTTGAAGGGGTGGGATGGGAGGAAGGTTAAGGAGTGGGTGGAGAGGCATCGGGGGGCTTATACGGG ACTTGGTATGGCAGCTTTCGTGCTGGAAATGATACCCTTTGCTTCGATTGCGTGCTCGTTTACGAATAACGTTGGCGCGGCGTTGTGGGCGGCGGATATTGAAAGGGCGATTCGGTAA
- the dprA gene encoding putative cell surface protein (COG:S;~EggNog:ENOG410PXJZ), which translates to MSNLVHKVKDAVTGHSSSSKGSSGQYDSAKQSSNYGSNDAYRTGGSGNNTSSYDSSNLGNKQNLGNDLKNQGGTYGQNAGNYGKDSSSYAKDSGNHGKDTSSYGKDTGNYSTGASDYGSPRGNYGSGAGSGVGNYGSSNTGGYGSGNKQSGSYGGYDNVASPKTGNYGSHQTGNFGAATDNSGSSKTSGYGSQQSGNYGSGSDRYTTGTDNYASSKTGGYGSGADSYGSKGSNYSSGAGRYGSEAGGYGNQTDSAGAGTGGIGYGGGSGATDTGRHSSNLANKLDPRVDSDNDNRARHQAFGGGAQGGSSYNNPSSTAGPHSSNLGNKLDPRVDSDLDNRATLGTQR; encoded by the exons ATGAGCAACCTCGTGCATAAGGTCAAGGATGCCGTCACTGGCCACAGCTCTTCCTCCAAGGGCAGCAGCGGCCAGTACGACTCGGCTAAGCAGAGCTCTAACTATGGCTCCAACGATG CGTACCGCACCGGTGGATCTGGTAACAACACTAGCTCCTACGACTCATCGAATCTCGGCAACAAGCAGAACTTGGGCAATGACTTGA AAAACCAAGGCGGAACCTACGGACAGAACGCTGGCAACTACGGAAAAGACTCTAGCAGCTACGCTAAGGACTCTGGGAACCACGGAAAAGACACCAGTAGCTACGGAAAGGACACGGGTAACTACAGCACCGGTGCCAGTGACTACGGTTCCCCTCGTGGTAATTACGGCTCTGGTGCAGGCTCAGGCGTTGGAAACTACGGATCCTCGAACACTGGAGGCTATGGAAGCGGCAACAAGCAATCTGGAAGCTATGGTGGATATGACAATGTTGCTTCTCCCAAGACCGGAAACTATGGCTCCCACCAGACTGGCAACTTCGGAGCGGCCACCGACAACTCCGGATCTTCAAAAACTAGCGGTTATGGTAGCCAACAGTCTGGGAACTACGGCTCCGGATCGGACAGATACACCACTGGAACAGACAACTACGCCTCTTCCAAGACGGGTGGATATGGCTCGGGCGCTGACAGCTACGGTAGCAAGGGGTCCAACTACAGCTCCGGAGCCGGCAGATACGGATCTGAGGCTGGAGGCTATGGCAACCAGACTGACAGCGCCGGCGCGGGAACTGGTGGCATAGGCTATGGTGGTGGATCTGGGGCCACTGACACTGGTCGTCACagctcaaacttggcgaacAAGTTGGACCCAAG AGTGGACTCCGACAACGACAACCGCGCCCGTCACCAAGCCTTTGGCGGTGGTGCTCAAGGTGGCAGCAGCTACAACAACCCGAGCTCGACTGCAGGGCCCCACAGCTCCAACTTGGGTAACAAGTTGGATCCTCGCGTTGACTCGGACTTGGACAACCGCGCTACTCTTGGAACCCAGCGCTAA